In one Arcobacter lacus genomic region, the following are encoded:
- a CDS encoding OmpA family protein has product MYKKNQNNDENFWISYADLMAGLLFVFILVIGAIVIKYVYAQNSLESSEEAKSQLFYELAKTKNLYETTKDELDKAKNEINLKLSEIEKLKALLLEYELNSKDEKDKNEKLALELSDKTNLISLKDDELKLLADKLLVLTQVHQKMVEEFDIAKLKIKTLTGIKLNVISKLREKLGKSINIDEKSGAIKFSSNILFDQNSYILKEESKKELSTVLRQYLNTLLDDKEIKKYIESITIEGHTNSDGTYLSNLQLSQQRALAVMQFLYESNIIDKKLLGTYVNSSGRSSADLILKDGVEDKDASRRIEIKFTIKNEEAMKEIQNFLGEKKE; this is encoded by the coding sequence ATGTATAAAAAAAATCAAAACAATGATGAAAACTTTTGGATATCTTATGCTGATTTAATGGCAGGATTACTTTTTGTTTTTATTTTAGTAATTGGAGCTATTGTAATAAAATATGTTTATGCTCAAAATAGTTTGGAAAGTAGTGAAGAAGCAAAATCTCAACTTTTTTATGAATTGGCAAAAACAAAAAATCTATATGAAACAACAAAAGATGAACTAGATAAAGCAAAAAATGAGATAAATTTAAAACTTAGTGAAATAGAAAAATTAAAAGCTTTATTATTAGAATATGAGCTTAATTCTAAAGATGAAAAAGATAAAAATGAAAAACTAGCTTTAGAGCTTAGTGACAAAACAAATTTGATTAGTTTAAAAGATGATGAGTTAAAACTTCTTGCTGATAAACTTTTGGTGCTTACACAAGTTCATCAAAAAATGGTTGAAGAGTTTGATATAGCAAAACTAAAAATCAAAACTTTAACTGGTATAAAATTAAACGTTATATCAAAACTTAGAGAAAAACTTGGAAAATCTATAAACATAGATGAAAAAAGTGGTGCAATTAAATTTTCTTCAAATATTTTATTTGACCAAAACTCTTATATATTAAAAGAAGAATCAAAAAAAGAATTAAGTACAGTTTTAAGACAGTATTTAAATACTTTACTTGATGATAAAGAGATAAAAAAATATATAGAAAGTATTACTATTGAAGGTCATACAAATAGTGATGGAACTTATTTGAGTAATTTACAACTATCTCAACAAAGAGCACTTGCCGTTATGCAGTTTTTATATGAGTCAAATATTATTGATAAAAAACTTTTAGGAACTTATGTAAATTCTAGTGGGAGAAGTTCTGCTGATTTGATTTTAAAAGATGGGGTTGAAGATAAAGATGCTTCAAGAAGAATAGAGATTAAATTTACTATAAAAAATGAAGAAGCTATGAAAGAGATTCAAAATTTTTTAGGTGAGAAAAAAGAGTGA
- a CDS encoding HPP family protein produces the protein MKRFFKQFKKINSENLDKSNMLWSWIGSFLGIFAISYFHKNFLDDTDLTLVLGSFGASAVLIYGAVNSPLAQPKNLIGGHIISAIIGVISFKLFSQNMFFATAFAVSTSILVMQLTLTLHPPGGATALIAVIGSEQIHELGFFYVLIPVTSGAFILLIIAMIVNNIPNNRAYPESLKIFLDKHFSRKK, from the coding sequence ATGAAAAGATTTTTTAAACAATTTAAAAAAATAAACTCTGAAAATTTAGATAAGTCAAATATGCTTTGGTCATGGATTGGCTCATTTTTAGGAATTTTTGCAATTTCATATTTTCATAAAAATTTTTTAGATGATACAGATTTGACTTTAGTTTTAGGTTCATTTGGTGCAAGTGCTGTTTTAATTTATGGAGCAGTTAATTCGCCTCTTGCTCAGCCTAAAAATTTAATTGGTGGACATATTATTTCAGCTATTATTGGAGTTATATCTTTTAAATTATTTTCTCAAAATATGTTTTTTGCAACTGCTTTTGCTGTTTCAACTTCAATTTTAGTTATGCAATTAACTCTTACTTTGCATCCACCAGGTGGAGCAACAGCATTAATCGCAGTAATTGGAAGTGAACAAATACATGAATTAGGATTTTTTTATGTTTTGATTCCTGTTACTTCAGGAGCTTTTATTTTATTAATTATTGCGATGATAGTAAATAATATACCAAATAACAGAGCTTATCCAGAATCACTTAAAATATTTCTAGATAAGCATTTTAGTAGGAAAAAGTAG
- a CDS encoding aspartate carbamoyltransferase catalytic subunit, translated as MQHLIRTSDFTKEEILDIFKDARGFLDFKPCEILKGKIIVTLFFENSTRTRSSFEIAAKRLGAEIVNLDVGTSSTKKGETMYDTVANINAMGPDAIVIRHSECGLPESLIGYVDCPIINAGDGRHSHPTQAFLDLFTIYEHFNGQTEGKKIAIVGDVRNSRVAGSNRRLLPRFGIDVNLVAPDCFKYEGDEFKQFNTIAEVIDDMDVVMSLRSQLERHNITYFESLQEYAKDFCITPELMEGRNFLLLHPGPVNRNIDISDEVLKDPRCKVLEQVRNGVAVRAAILKKLILNNKN; from the coding sequence ATGCAACATCTTATCAGAACTTCAGATTTTACAAAAGAGGAAATTTTAGATATTTTTAAAGATGCAAGAGGTTTTTTAGATTTTAAACCTTGCGAAATCTTAAAAGGTAAAATTATAGTAACTTTGTTTTTTGAAAACTCAACAAGAACAAGAAGTTCATTTGAAATTGCAGCAAAAAGATTGGGAGCTGAAATTGTAAACCTTGATGTTGGAACTTCATCAACTAAAAAAGGTGAAACAATGTATGATACAGTTGCAAATATAAACGCGATGGGACCAGATGCTATTGTTATTCGACATAGTGAATGTGGATTACCTGAAAGTTTAATTGGTTATGTTGATTGTCCTATTATAAATGCAGGTGATGGAAGACATTCTCATCCAACACAAGCTTTTTTAGATTTATTTACAATTTATGAACATTTTAATGGACAAACTGAAGGTAAAAAAATAGCAATTGTTGGAGATGTTAGAAACTCAAGAGTTGCAGGAAGTAATAGAAGACTTTTACCTAGATTTGGAATAGATGTAAATTTAGTTGCTCCTGATTGTTTTAAATATGAAGGAGATGAATTTAAACAATTTAACACAATAGCAGAAGTAATTGATGATATGGATGTTGTTATGAGTTTAAGAAGTCAATTAGAAAGACATAACATAACTTATTTTGAATCTTTACAAGAGTATGCAAAAGATTTTTGTATAACACCTGAATTAATGGAAGGAAGAAATTTCTTACTTTTACATCCAGGACCAGTTAATAGAAATATTGATATTAGTGATGAAGTTTTAAAAGATCCAAGATGTAAAGTTTTAGAGCAAGTTAGAAATGGAGTTGCAGTAAGAGCAGCAATACTTAAAAAGTTAATTTTAAATAATAAAAATTGA
- a CDS encoding D-2-hydroxyacid dehydrogenase — MQIVILDRATLGFDIDVNIFSKFGNVTSYDSTKENETAQRVKNADIVLTNKVVIGKNEIDNSNIKLICITATGMNNVDLEYTKEKNIAVKNVAGYSTSSVVQVGFSMILYFVQKLNYYKKYVDEGNWQKNELFTHIDEPFFELDKKRVGIIGLGEIGKNFAKKAKAFDCEVVYYSTSGKNSNSEYKSISLEELLKTSDIISIHAPLNENTKNLLTYENMKNMKDGAILLNLGRGGIINENGLAKLIDEKEIYCGIDVVSKEPVEESNPLLKVKNKDRLLLTPHIGWASIEARTRLVNMVAKNIEDFIK; from the coding sequence ATGCAAATAGTTATTTTGGATAGAGCAACTTTAGGATTTGATATTGATGTTAATATTTTTTCAAAATTTGGAAATGTTACATCTTACGACTCTACAAAAGAAAATGAAACAGCTCAAAGAGTAAAAAATGCTGATATTGTTCTTACAAATAAAGTAGTTATTGGAAAAAATGAAATAGATAATTCAAACATTAAACTTATTTGTATAACAGCAACTGGTATGAATAATGTAGATTTAGAATATACAAAAGAAAAAAATATAGCAGTTAAAAATGTTGCTGGATATTCAACATCAAGCGTTGTACAAGTAGGATTTTCAATGATTTTATATTTTGTACAAAAACTAAATTATTATAAAAAATATGTAGATGAAGGAAATTGGCAAAAAAATGAACTATTTACTCATATTGATGAGCCATTTTTTGAACTTGATAAAAAAAGAGTTGGAATTATTGGACTTGGAGAAATTGGGAAAAACTTTGCAAAAAAAGCTAAAGCTTTTGATTGTGAAGTTGTATATTATTCAACTAGTGGAAAAAATAGTAATAGTGAATACAAAAGTATAAGTTTAGAAGAATTACTTAAAACTAGTGATATTATCTCTATTCATGCACCTTTAAATGAAAATACAAAAAATCTTTTAACTTATGAAAATATGAAAAATATGAAAGATGGAGCAATTTTACTAAATCTTGGTCGTGGTGGAATTATAAATGAAAATGGTTTAGCAAAACTTATTGATGAAAAAGAGATTTATTGCGGAATAGATGTTGTTTCAAAAGAGCCAGTAGAAGAATCAAATCCTCTTTTAAAAGTAAAAAATAAAGATAGACTTTTATTAACTCCACATATTGGATGGGCAAGTATAGAAGCTAGAACAAGACTTGTAAATATGGTTGCTAAAAATATAGAAGATTTTATCAAGTAA
- a CDS encoding TSUP family transporter, whose amino-acid sequence MEFTVEIFLLLFFVAFIAGLIDTIAGGGGLLTIPTLLYVGIPPATALATNKLQATFGSFTAAMYFIRKKMVNIKEIKLMLILTFLGAILGVFTLLQIDAFILKQVIPILLIIIGFYFLFSPSVGAIDKEKRISIIVFSFTLAFGVGFYDGFFGPATGSFFAIGFIALLGFNLTKATAHAKVLNFVSNISSLCFFMFFGKIYWSIGLCMGVGQICGALIGARLVLKNGQKIIRPIIVIISFAISIKLFFS is encoded by the coding sequence ATGGAATTTACAGTTGAGATATTTTTGCTTCTTTTTTTTGTAGCTTTTATAGCAGGATTAATTGATACTATTGCTGGTGGCGGTGGATTATTAACTATACCTACACTTTTATATGTTGGAATACCACCTGCTACTGCACTTGCAACAAATAAACTTCAAGCAACTTTTGGTTCATTTACAGCAGCAATGTATTTTATAAGAAAAAAAATGGTTAATATCAAAGAGATAAAATTGATGCTTATACTTACTTTTTTAGGAGCTATTTTAGGTGTATTTACTCTTTTACAAATTGATGCTTTTATTTTAAAACAAGTTATTCCAATTTTACTTATAATAATTGGATTTTATTTTTTATTTTCTCCTAGTGTTGGAGCAATTGATAAAGAAAAACGAATTTCAATTATAGTTTTTAGTTTTACATTAGCTTTTGGTGTAGGTTTTTATGATGGTTTTTTTGGTCCAGCAACTGGTTCATTTTTTGCAATAGGATTTATAGCTTTATTAGGATTTAATTTAACAAAAGCAACAGCACATGCAAAGGTATTAAATTTTGTTAGTAATATATCTTCTTTGTGCTTTTTTATGTTTTTTGGCAAAATTTATTGGAGTATTGGATTATGTATGGGAGTTGGACAAATATGTGGAGCTTTAATAGGTGCAAGATTAGTTCTTAAAAATGGACAAAAGATTATTCGACCAATTATTGTTATTATTAGTTTTGCAATTTCTATTAAACTATTCTTCTCATAA
- a CDS encoding aminodeoxychorismate synthase component I produces MNKKIIEEQINKFGFEKEPFLFLISYDFKKFYIEKLSNLSNQIKYEINQKETKSNKRVDLEKFPITFEEYKKKFDVLQEEIKEGNSYLLNLTAKTKIRTALNLEEIYKNTKSMFKLKVHIKDENFVCFSPEKFVEIKNSKIFTYPMKGTIDANIKDAKIKILENQKELAEHTMVVDLLRNDLGIIGSNVKVEDFRYVDIINAGNKELLQVSSKISATLQSNWLETLGTTMISLLPAGSITGTPKKKTVEILENVEKYEREFYTGIFGIFDGNDFDSYVLIRYIEEKNGELFYKSGGGITCDSDVFLEYEELLDKIYLPF; encoded by the coding sequence TTGAATAAAAAGATAATAGAAGAGCAGATAAATAAATTTGGCTTTGAAAAAGAGCCATTTTTATTTTTAATCTCTTATGATTTTAAAAAATTCTATATAGAAAAACTCTCAAACCTTTCGAATCAAATCAAATATGAAATAAATCAAAAAGAGACAAAAAGTAATAAAAGAGTAGATTTGGAAAAATTTCCTATAACTTTTGAAGAGTATAAAAAAAAGTTTGATGTTTTACAAGAAGAGATAAAAGAAGGTAATAGTTATCTTTTAAATCTTACAGCAAAAACGAAAATTAGAACAGCACTTAATTTAGAAGAGATTTACAAAAATACAAAAAGTATGTTTAAATTAAAAGTTCATATTAAAGATGAGAATTTTGTATGTTTTAGTCCTGAAAAATTTGTAGAGATAAAAAATAGTAAAATTTTTACTTATCCTATGAAAGGAACTATTGATGCAAATATAAAAGATGCAAAAATAAAGATCTTAGAAAATCAAAAAGAGTTAGCAGAACATACAATGGTTGTTGATTTACTCAGAAATGATTTAGGAATAATTGGTTCAAATGTAAAAGTTGAAGATTTTAGATATGTGGATATTATAAATGCAGGAAATAAAGAACTTTTACAAGTAAGTTCAAAAATCTCTGCAACTTTACAATCAAATTGGCTTGAAACTTTGGGCACAACTATGATTTCACTTCTTCCAGCAGGAAGTATAACAGGAACACCAAAGAAAAAAACAGTTGAAATTTTGGAAAATGTAGAGAAGTATGAAAGAGAGTTTTATACTGGAATTTTTGGAATATTTGATGGAAATGATTTTGATAGTTATGTTTTAATAAGATATATTGAAGAAAAAAATGGTGAATTATTTTATAAAAGTGGTGGTGGAATAACTTGTGATAGTGATGTTTTTTTAGAATATGAAGAACTTCTTGATAAGATTTATTTACCATTTTAA
- a CDS encoding YgjP-like metallopeptidase domain-containing protein: MKYLSHYPKHLQEQVQSLCEKNQLTSYIKSKYPNSHSYTSDKALYDYVMDFKNEYFKKYQISKVLYDGKINVINNALGMHTFVSRVQGGKLKSKNEIRVATIFKNMPEEFLKMIVVHELSHFKEKEHNKSFYDMCCYMMPNYHQMEFDLRVYLTHIDKFGKIY, translated from the coding sequence ATGAAATATTTAAGCCATTATCCAAAGCATCTGCAAGAGCAAGTTCAAAGTTTGTGTGAAAAAAATCAACTAACTTCTTATATAAAATCGAAATATCCAAATTCTCATTCTTATACAAGTGATAAAGCTTTATATGATTATGTAATGGATTTTAAAAATGAGTATTTTAAAAAATATCAAATCTCAAAAGTATTATATGATGGGAAAATAAATGTCATAAACAATGCACTTGGAATGCACACATTTGTTTCAAGAGTTCAAGGTGGAAAATTAAAATCAAAAAATGAAATAAGAGTTGCAACTATTTTTAAAAATATGCCTGAAGAGTTTTTAAAAATGATTGTTGTTCACGAATTATCTCATTTTAAAGAAAAAGAGCACAATAAAAGTTTTTATGATATGTGCTGTTATATGATGCCAAATTATCATCAAATGGAGTTTGATCTGAGAGTTTATTTAACACACATTGATAAGTTTGGAAAGATTTATTAA
- a CDS encoding L,D-transpeptidase — protein sequence MFKKILFMLPIFYVLLGYAQDEKYTISVCTTSNLENALACKKNIFEKTIGDVFIVKENNKFHTYLNIYEDKEIAKVTIKNASAYVKQQNPFIKQIDEKIVKQINKRKLYIDVNEQPTQNIKSEIKEIVVKQEEMKKEPKKVQNQESLIPLVSAIPDNLELVGFYPYNENKPVEKKEIKQTQEVSNQNNIDDSGEDDNTLDENDKEELKQISMDEFDKANKIEHPTKSHEKKVIKPINNDLTNVQNFQQMIIEVDSATNIMKVKAKINNHLKDIQTYIVSTGKDSVKKPFGVGKISQVSLDPVWYPTEDTLKSFEKKGIILPKVVPSGHKYNYMGAAKINLTHIVDGKSTYRIHGTLNEKTIGTKESAGCIRMRNSDVLQLANLIDEFANYKGLDSIKVVLY from the coding sequence ATGTTTAAAAAAATTCTATTTATGTTACCTATTTTTTACGTTTTGTTGGGATATGCACAAGATGAAAAATATACGATATCTGTTTGTACAACTTCAAATTTGGAAAATGCTTTAGCTTGTAAAAAGAATATTTTTGAAAAAACAATTGGTGATGTTTTTATTGTAAAAGAGAATAATAAATTTCATACATACTTAAATATTTATGAAGATAAAGAAATAGCAAAAGTTACGATAAAAAATGCTTCAGCTTATGTAAAACAACAAAATCCTTTTATAAAACAAATTGATGAAAAAATTGTAAAACAGATAAATAAAAGAAAACTATATATTGATGTAAATGAACAACCAACTCAAAATATTAAATCAGAAATAAAAGAGATTGTAGTAAAACAAGAAGAGATGAAAAAAGAACCTAAAAAAGTTCAGAATCAAGAATCACTAATTCCTCTTGTATCTGCAATACCTGATAATTTGGAACTAGTTGGATTTTATCCTTATAATGAAAATAAACCAGTAGAAAAAAAAGAGATAAAACAAACTCAAGAAGTATCAAATCAAAACAATATTGACGATTCTGGAGAAGATGATAATACCTTAGATGAAAATGATAAAGAAGAATTAAAACAAATAAGTATGGATGAATTTGATAAAGCAAATAAAATAGAACATCCTACAAAAAGTCATGAAAAAAAAGTTATAAAACCTATAAATAATGATTTAACAAATGTTCAAAATTTTCAACAAATGATTATAGAAGTTGATTCAGCTACAAATATTATGAAAGTAAAAGCAAAAATTAATAATCATTTAAAAGATATACAAACTTATATTGTTTCAACAGGAAAAGATAGTGTAAAAAAACCATTTGGTGTTGGTAAAATTTCTCAAGTTTCATTGGATCCTGTTTGGTATCCAACAGAAGATACTTTAAAAAGTTTTGAAAAAAAAGGGATAATTTTGCCAAAAGTTGTTCCTTCTGGTCATAAATATAACTATATGGGGGCAGCAAAAATAAACCTTACTCATATAGTTGATGGTAAAAGTACATATAGAATCCATGGGACTTTAAATGAAAAAACAATTGGGACAAAAGAGTCTGCTGGCTGTATTAGAATGAGAAATAGTGATGTTTTACAACTTGCAAATTTGATTGATGAATTTGCAAATTACAAAGGCTTAGATAGTATAAAAGTTGTACTTTATTAA
- a CDS encoding MotA/TolQ/ExbB proton channel family protein, with protein MFIEDDFIELNSKFYTTCKPTSRIVTLLSVPIVLFIAVLLCYIGIFPLNVEIHSVILIGIILFIYLFFVKHNAYYVSCKFKTQYEDLAYNLKEYINNNLLTIGETTKANGSVDDFLQDYTSNIRNTNLSTIASGIFPTLGILGTFISIALSMPDFTAGTTQALESEITVLLGGVGTAFYVSIYGIFLSIWWIFFEKFGMSRFDHDSFVIKESTKSFFWTRIDIESIHIKSNLDNFTKMSNVFNQLTSSDILETINNSIERRFKALDELLNKELILSSKLDENIQMLNSMSKDISSTLNSFEKQKNLYTLSAELLNANIIKLNSHMDNLSSENLKSIYTNIVKSIETMKNDMEKIEWKFKKEIDEYDEKITHKLQNSLELIDVETSKIVKDLSEFKELSK; from the coding sequence ATGTTTATAGAAGATGATTTTATTGAACTAAATTCAAAATTTTATACGACTTGTAAACCAACTTCAAGAATTGTAACTTTACTTAGTGTTCCAATCGTACTTTTTATAGCAGTTTTACTTTGTTACATAGGAATTTTTCCTTTAAATGTAGAAATTCATAGTGTGATTTTAATTGGAATTATACTTTTTATTTATCTATTTTTTGTAAAACATAATGCCTATTATGTTTCTTGCAAGTTTAAAACTCAATATGAAGATTTAGCATATAATTTAAAAGAGTATATAAATAACAATCTTTTAACTATTGGTGAAACAACAAAAGCAAATGGAAGTGTTGATGATTTTTTACAAGATTATACAAGCAATATTAGAAATACAAATTTATCAACTATTGCAAGTGGAATTTTCCCAACATTAGGGATTTTAGGAACATTTATTTCTATTGCTTTATCTATGCCAGATTTTACAGCTGGAACAACACAAGCTTTAGAGTCTGAAATTACAGTTTTACTTGGTGGTGTAGGAACGGCTTTTTATGTTTCTATTTATGGGATTTTTTTATCTATTTGGTGGATATTTTTTGAGAAATTTGGAATGAGTAGATTTGACCATGATAGTTTTGTAATAAAAGAGAGTACAAAAAGTTTCTTTTGGACAAGAATAGATATTGAATCAATTCATATAAAAAGTAATTTAGACAACTTTACAAAAATGAGTAATGTATTCAATCAACTAACATCAAGTGATATTTTAGAAACAATCAATAATTCAATAGAAAGAAGATTTAAAGCTTTAGATGAATTATTAAATAAAGAGTTGATTTTATCTTCAAAACTTGATGAAAATATACAAATGTTAAATAGCATGTCAAAAGATATAAGTTCTACACTAAATAGTTTTGAAAAACAAAAAAATCTATATACTTTAAGTGCAGAGTTATTAAATGCAAATATTATAAAACTAAACTCTCATATGGATAATTTAAGTAGTGAAAATCTAAAATCGATATATACAAATATTGTAAAAAGTATTGAAACTATGAAAAATGATATGGAAAAAATTGAGTGGAAGTTTAAAAAAGAGATTGATGAATATGATGAAAAAATAACACATAAATTACAAAATTCATTAGAACTGATTGATGTTGAAACATCAAAAATTGTAAAAGATTTGAGTGAATTTAAAGAGTTATCAAAGTAG
- a CDS encoding aminotransferase class IV family protein, with protein sequence MQYFETIKCEDFEVFNLDYHQKRVANTIGLNINLQEYINPISEELLRCKLIYDENGVVDVLYFSYKKREIKSFKIISDNEIEYSKKYLNRAKLDELYEKRDDCDEVIIIKNEIVTDTTIANIAIFYENSWITSKNCLLGGTTRARLLEEKKLIEKDITLDMLKNASKVALMNAMIGFDEIKDFKIKEEI encoded by the coding sequence ATGCAGTATTTTGAAACAATCAAATGTGAAGATTTTGAAGTTTTTAATTTAGATTACCATCAAAAAAGAGTTGCAAATACAATAGGTTTAAATATAAATCTACAAGAGTATATTAATCCAATTTCAGAAGAATTATTAAGATGTAAACTTATTTATGATGAAAATGGAGTTGTTGATGTTTTATATTTTTCTTATAAAAAAAGAGAGATAAAAAGCTTTAAAATCATTTCTGATAATGAAATAGAATATTCAAAAAAATATTTAAATAGAGCAAAACTAGATGAGTTATATGAAAAAAGAGATGATTGTGATGAGGTAATTATTATAAAAAATGAGATAGTTACAGATACAACAATTGCAAATATTGCTATATTTTACGAAAATTCTTGGATTACTTCAAAAAATTGTTTATTGGGTGGGACTACAAGAGCAAGATTGCTTGAAGAAAAAAAATTAATTGAAAAAGATATAACTTTGGATATGTTAAAAAATGCTTCAAAAGTTGCTTTAATGAATGCAATGATAGGTTTTGATGAAATAAAAGATTTTAAAATTAAAGAAGAGATTTAA
- a CDS encoding PhnA domain-containing protein produces the protein MSIEQELINRSESSCELCKSPNDLSVYEISPSDGSAEQCVLLCAKCKEQFEDDSKIDANHWFCLNDSMWSEIPAVKVATYRMLKKLGNQDSLDMMYLEDEEKAWADAGISAIDDSIVHKDSNGVILQAGDTVTIIKDLEVKGAGFTAKRGTAVRNISLTSNPEQIEGRVNGVKIVLLTCFLKKS, from the coding sequence ATGAGCATAGAACAAGAACTAATAAATAGAAGTGAGTCTTCATGTGAACTTTGTAAATCTCCTAATGATTTAAGTGTATATGAAATCTCACCAAGCGATGGAAGTGCTGAACAATGTGTACTTTTGTGCGCTAAATGCAAAGAACAATTTGAAGATGATTCTAAAATAGATGCTAATCATTGGTTTTGTTTAAATGATTCAATGTGGAGCGAAATTCCAGCAGTAAAAGTAGCAACATATAGAATGCTAAAAAAACTTGGAAATCAAGATTCACTTGATATGATGTATTTAGAAGATGAGGAAAAAGCTTGGGCAGATGCTGGTATTTCAGCTATTGATGATTCAATAGTTCATAAAGACTCAAACGGTGTTATTTTACAAGCTGGTGATACAGTTACAATCATCAAAGATTTAGAAGTAAAAGGTGCTGGATTTACTGCAAAAAGAGGAACTGCAGTTAGAAATATCTCGCTAACTTCAAATCCTGAACAAATAGAAGGAAGAGTAAACGGAGTAAAAATTGTACTTCTTACTTGCTTTTTAAAGAAGAGTTAA